A portion of the Drosophila sechellia strain sech25 chromosome 2R, ASM438219v1, whole genome shotgun sequence genome contains these proteins:
- the LOC6608199 gene encoding histidine-rich glycoprotein, whose product MSVLKVFIFVALFAVAYCAPSPGFFGKHEHHTIHVPYKVHTVHHHHVQKVHVPVVKHVPVPIYKEVPVHHVHHEEIPVPVHHVHHEEIPVHHVFDDHHDHHGWSSHHGHGWL is encoded by the exons ATGTCCGTCCTGAAAGTATTC ATCTTCGTCGCCCTCTTCGCCGTGGCCTACTGCGCCCCCAGTCCCGGCTTCTTTGGCAAACA CGAGCACCACACCATCCACGTGCCCTACAAGGTGCACACGGTGCACCACCACCACGTCCAGAAGGTCCATGTGCCGGTGGTGAAGCACGTGCCGGTGCCCATCTACAAGGAGGTGCCGGTGCACCACGTCCACCACGAGGAGATTCCCGTGCCGGTGCACCACGTCCACCACGAGGAGATCCCGGTGCACCACGTGTTCGATGACCACCACGATCACCACGGCTGGAGCTCCCACCACGGACACGGCTGGCTGTAA
- the LOC6608200 gene encoding uncharacterized protein LOC6608200 translates to MIYLQSCCCCVDLRIGTIAIGILHIIADILGGTFVALFGESGIPDLGHTLFIIFVMLHILSCVFLIIGSIRLRSSWMLFYILMTMIMAVAMLILIVSDVILVVWFWVMITYGIMFFVCLYFWLVAYSFYAALGGPLFI, encoded by the exons ATGATATATCTAcagagttgctgctgctgcgtggATCTGCGAATCGGAACCATAGCAATCGGAATTCTGCACATTATAGCGGATATCCTTGGAGGCACCTTTGTTGCCTTATTCGGGGAGTCGG GTATTCCCGATTTGGGACACACCCTCTTCATTATCTTCGTGATGCTGCACATACTGAGCTGCGTTTTCCTGATCATCGGCAGTATACGG TTACGGAGCAGCTGGATGCTCTTCTACATACTAATGACTATGATCATGGCGGTAGCAATGCTCATATTGATAGTATCCGACGTCATACTCGTCGTTTGGTTCTGGGTAATGATCACGTATGGTATAATGTTCT TTGTATGCCTTTATTTCTGGCTAGTGGCGTACTCCTTTTACGCCGCCTTGGGAGGACCTCTCTTCATCTGA
- the LOC6608201 gene encoding circumsporozoite protein, whose translation MFCKLLFATFVALAVAKPQHQPAAQYPAGVNPQDCPNFPICDNARLHNPQPQWGAPQPQWNPQPQPQWNPQPQWQQPQPQWNPQPQPQWQPQPSWNAAPAGAPGGDKYPAGVNPQTCPNYPYCDVNAGHAGAPVAAPPLPGWTERLYPAGVSPHQCPNFPYCN comes from the exons ATGTTCTGCAAGCTG CTTTTCGCTACCTTCGTGGCCCTGGCGGTGGCCAAGCCCCAGCACCAACCTGCTGCCCAGTATCCGGCTGGCGTGAATCCGCAGGACTGCCCCAACTTCCCCATCTGTGATAATGCGCGCCTGCACAATCCGCAGCCGCAGTGGGGTGCCCCGCAGCCACAGTGGAACCCCCAGCCGCAGCCACAGTGGAACCCGCAGCCGCAGTGGCAGCAGCCCCAGCCCCAGTGGAACCCCCAGCCCCAGCCCCAGTGGCAGCCACAGCCCTCGTGGAACGCAGCCCCTGCTGGCGCACCCGGTGGCGATAAGTATCCAGCTGGCGTCAATCCTCAGACCTGCCCCAACTATCCCTACTGCGACGTGAACGCCGGACACGCTGGTGCCCCCgtggctgctcctcctcttccCGGCTGGACGGAGCGTCTGTATCCCGCCGGAGTCTCGCCGCACCAGTGCCCCAACTTCCCGTACTGCAACTAG
- the LOC6608202 gene encoding endoplasmic reticulum junction formation protein lunapark, producing MGIVLSKLRKEKSTEAVLEGLQTQIQALEKYMINTEERKRRFVTNFVGFTIGAYIVGFGLWWYFYFPPTMKECFMYLVPLLLFPIVIIFLRRLFTWYFQRKLNKNGDKLTRLKEDKRKILEQVMDKETYKVAVNLLERFGDKKQLRISGLPTSSTPNRPQVERSPLTVAAVTRTSSAGGQQQQQRSLAPYTNVYRNNNNNQNTSLNSSVISSQSLGQMTSASPQLRAVQELRRRSPFPIVDDRSRSALDRIVDFIVGDSPKDRFGMICKACHAHNGMLPKEEYEYTTFRCAFCNVLNPARKKRPVAPRLSLEAPSDTANKRNDSSESESSDDDSDKEPSARRALLQKVPSGGTDMDTTAVTEDLAMETETIETGPAAASISTAEVAASS from the exons ATGGGAATTGTGTTATCCAAGCTGCGG AAGGAAAAGTCCACGGAGGCGGTGTTGGAGGGGCTGCAGACGCAGATCCAGGCGTTGGAGAAGTACATGATCAACACCGAGGAGCGCAAGCGGCGGTTCGTGACGAACTTCGTGGGCTTCACCATCGGAGCATATATCGTGGGCTTCGGGCTCTGGTGGTACTTCTACTTCCCGCCGACCATGAAGGAGTGCTTCATGTACCTGGTGCCGCTGCTGCTCTTCCCCATTGT CATCATCTTTCTGCGGCGCCTGTTTACGTGGTACTTCCAGCGCAAGCTCAACAAAAATGGCGATAAGCTGACTCGTCTGAAGGAGGACAAGCGCAAGATATTGGAGCAGGTCATGGACAAAGAGACCTATAAG GTGGCGGTGAATCTCCTGGAGCGTTTTGGCGACAAGAAGCAGCTCCGCATCAGCGGTCTGCCGACCAGCTCAACGCCCAACCGCCCGCAAGTTGAGCGGTCTCCACTGACCGTCGCTGCCGTCACCCGAACTTCATCAGCCGGAggacagcaacagcagcagcgatcGCTGGCTCCATACACCAATGTTTAccgcaacaataacaacaaccaGAACACTTCGCTGAACAGCAGCGTCATCAGCTCACAGTCACTGGGACAGATGACGTCAGCTTCGCCGCAGTTGCGCGCCGTTCAAGAATTGCGCCGGCGATCGCCTTTTCCCATCGTGGACGATCGGTCACGAAGTGCCCTCGATCGCATTGTGGACTTCATCGTGGGTGACAGTCCAAAGGATCGATTCGGCATGATCTGCAAGgcgtgccacgcccacaacg GAATGCTGCCCAAGGAGGAGTACGAGTACACTACCTTCCGGTGTGCCTTCTGCAATGTACTTAACCCGGCAAGGAAGAAGCGACCCGTGGCTCCCCGGCTCTCCCTGGAGGCACCCTCGGATACCGCAAACAAGCGAAACGACAGCTCAGAAAGTGAATCATCCGACGATGACTCCG ATAAAGAGCCATCTGCACGAAGAGCCCTGCTTCAAAAGGTGCCATCTGGTGGAACTGATATGGATACCACCGCCGTAACGGAAGACTTGGCAATGGAGACTGAGACAATCGAGACTGGACCTGCAGCCGCCAGCATCAGCACAGCTGAGGTGGCTGCCAGCTCCTGA